caaaccatctttaatcttatttttcttgCAGATAAAATAACTCGAATCTTTTGTTAAGTTtacatcctttttttttccaagCACCACGAacatataataatacaaaacgAAATGTTTGTCGACACCTATACAAACGTTCTGACTTGACCACAACAGATTGAAATGATCACCAGTCTTCTGCTCCTTTAGTTACACCAAGAACCACAGCAATCGTTGCAAGAATAGCCTGAAAGTGTTTTTTACACATCATTATGATCAAGGTCCAACGCAATCAAAAGGACAAACATGAAAGACAAGAGATATAGTATTGAATAACTTACAGCGATGGTGCAAGCAATGTATCCTGGCTTCTCCCTGTGGTCAATCCTCCTTCCAACTATCATGATGAACATCCCGACGTACCAAGGGATTGCTCCAAGGAAAAACCCAACTATGAACCTTCAACAAGATCAAACACAAACTCTATGAGATAACTAACAAGCAAGATCTTGGTATGGATTTCTGTCACTGGGGCATTGTTGAAAACCAAGTGTAGATAGTGTGCAAGAGAAAGTTGAGAGATTAAAACAAAGAGGAACTTACAGGAACCATCCAAGACCAATTCCACAGCAAGGAAGGCGGCGTTGTCGCACATGCACAGGTCTTCCTTCAGCAATACCATATACTGAAAACAGAGAATAACcagatatattaaataataagaaATGATGAAGATGCATCGATTCCTCCTCTTGCTTTTGCTTTAGACTTGAACAAGAATGAGACATGACACAACAACGTACTTTACAGACTATAtaacacaaaaccaaaacaattaACCACTGCTAGAACCTAAAGCTCcgaaaaactttaaaatctcaaataGTTGAACATACAAACCCTAAATTCTAGCCAAAGATCCAAACTTGAGAATCTTTTGCTCAAATTGTTGATTATACAAACCCTAAATTCTAGCCAAAGTTCCAAACTTTAAAATCTTTTGGTCAAATTGTCGATTATACAAACCCTAAATTATAGCCAAAGCTCCaaacttttaacattttttgctCAAATTATacaaaccctaaattctaaattgtTGATCATACAAACCCTAAATTAGTTTCTACTGCAACAGAAAACACGATCGTCATCAATTTTCACtaaaatccaaaccctaaatccctaaatcTGAATCAGCAAATCTCCAATTCAGCAAAGAGAAGCAATATACCTGGAACGGTTTGATAACCGTGGGCGTAGTGAGGAGCGGGTGGATCGTAAACTCCAGGGGGAGCCGAGGGTTGAGGAAATCCAGTGACCGGAGGAGAGTTCTGCGGGCGCGGAGGAGGATAATTGGAAACACCTTGAAACGTACCgtattgatgatgatgatgctgggTACCTGCTTCATCAGCGAAGCCTTTgcttttgtcttcttctccttgaccCATCCTTTTAGCTTCAGcttatcttcttccttttcgTCTCGATcgctctctctttctctctgacTCGAATCGAGATGGAGATATTTTTTGCAACGCGTTGAAACTATCGAAGAagtctttttaatttttttttattttcttttggacCCGAGATAACGTGTATTTTTATGGTTCGGACACGGAAGTATTATTTGTGCCTTAACAACCACCGACTGAAATGTTTGACTAGGGTATTTAATAATTACGattaattagtattttattaaaaaacagTTTAAGAAATATGTGGTTGTGGGAAGGATTATGAGATTAACTAatttctcttaatcattaaaGCTTCACATTGGTTTCTTATCCATCTaactttttttatcaacaatCAATCTAACTAATCAATTATCAAGAAATGATTTATGtcacctaattttttttatgactAGTGAACAAAAATAATACTGCTACCAAATTGGAGAAAATTCAGAGATCTGAATGTATAAGCAAAttcattttcttgttttctccttttctttatttaaatttcGCAGTTACAACTGTCAACTTCATTGTTAATCTTTATATTatactttctttctttctttaaattATACTTTCAGTGAGTGGaatttgttttctcttctttttcccCATCTAAAAGTGGAGCCTTTGGCCCTTTGCCTTTAATTCTTAGCCAGAGAAAATTAGACTTTGAACAATTAATTATGTTAAGAAGAAAAGAGttattaattcaaatatttgaaagaaaaaaaaatcaatggtCTCAAATGGTAACTGTTAAATTGAATgggaaaattaataaaatactgAAAAAATATTCAgtcaaagaaatgaaaaatccagaaatatatgaatttgtgTTCATTTCATTCCTCgaggaaattaaaaaaagattttttttcataatttttttcattcataAGAAAATGAAAGGAATAGAATAGATCCCATAAATCTACAATctgattaaaaaattaaacagagGAATGAAAAATTCACCATCACTTTTTTCCTAAAGTGTGGTCTTGTattcaagaaagaaaaaggtTTCATTACAGAGCATCATGTATTAAAACATGGTGAATATACGTATATATAGAGATGTGATACTCCTACTCCAAGCTTGGTATTGAACAATTTACAAGTAGGAATGATCaaagaaaaattggaaaacATGATTGTAAAATGAAAATAGAAACCAAACTTTCTTCAACAAGCACAAATATCCTGAGAGCAAACTTGGCCACCGCAATCATCACCATCTACGGATTCAGAGAATCCTTGGTTACTTGGGACTGCAATGACTATCACCTTCCCATCATCTCGTTTACCTTCTTCCCGTTCAATAAGATTCTTCTTTAGGTCACTCAAATCTTCGTTTGTCTCTGTCACGGAGCTATGAAGAATGGAGAAGCAAGTGAAACAAGAAAACACTAGATTGATAGCAAACAAGGCGATGCAGAAGATCACGACGATACAAGTGTAAGTATCCATTCTTTTTGGAAACTGATCATGATGGTTGGCTTACAAAAATCAGAATCAGTTATATGTGTATATTGTCTCCTCTAAGAAGTGAGAAGAAAACGTAAATCTGAAAATGTTTGGTGTGTTTACATCTCTTTTTATAAGAAGGACacaattatatatttctttttgggTCTGCGGTTGAGAATATTTATCAACGGATAAAGGTGGTAAGCATGACAAAAGCATGtctctttctttccttttcacCAAATCTGTTTTCTCACCAACTTGATCTTCGGCTGGAACCCTATGTCCAAACAAGCCTAGAAAACAGTTAATATGAAGATTCTTTCTCCTACTAGTGAAGAAGATGGCATGCTAGAAGCAAGATCGATATAAGTATTTCTTATATCgactaagaaaagaaaaaggatatcatggtttttgaaaatattatacttTACTAAGCATTTCCAAGACAACAACTTCTATTGTGTTTTCAGATAGTGAACTTGCATTTGCAGTTTATTTGGTTTCACCCGCACAGTTTCCTTCACTTCAGGGTTTGGTAATAACATCTGAAAGATCATATCATAGATACATCAAGAAAAGCATCACTACCACAAATAAAAACTTCATTTTAAAAGGAATGAGCTTGTGGCAATCTGAATTAACAAACTAGACTTGTTCTTCCACTTATCTGATTCACAGATTAATTTATGGCCACAACTTTATCATTGACTACTTGCACATTTCTGCCAAACAGCAACC
This Raphanus sativus cultivar WK10039 unplaced genomic scaffold, ASM80110v3 Scaffold3327, whole genome shotgun sequence DNA region includes the following protein-coding sequences:
- the LOC108819221 gene encoding 60S ribosomal protein L18a-like protein; translation: MGQGEEDKSKGFADEAGTQHHHHQYGTFQGVSNYPPPRPQNSPPVTGFPQPSAPPGVYDPPAPHYAHGYQTVPVYGIAEGRPVHVRQRRLPCCGIGLGWFLFIVGFFLGAIPWYVGMFIMIVGRRIDHREKPGYIACTIAAILATIAVVLGVTKGAEDW
- the LOC108821038 gene encoding uncharacterized protein LOC108821038 translates to MDTYTCIVVIFCIALFAINLVFSCFTCFSILHSSVTETNEDLSDLKKNLIEREEGKRDDGKVIVIAVPSNQGFSESVDGDDCGGQVCSQDICAC